In Ananas comosus cultivar F153 linkage group 10, ASM154086v1, whole genome shotgun sequence, the sequence ttaaaattatgatcacattttgaattttatttgtgaattaaaattcaacataaaattttaaattcaaatttatgtctttatatttaaatttaaaatttaaaattttatttttatttaaagttgaattctagaatttaaatttaaatttttaaattttaaattttaatcaaattatttttagttaagaacttcaatttgaaatttgaattcaaattgttccaagtgtaaattcaaattattgactgaaatttaaatttaaaattcaaaattttaagttaaaattcaaattcaaaatttaaatttgttatttatatttaacttcaataatgagtttcagtctgaatttgaattcaaattatgaattcaaatgttcGATTCCAATTATgatttaaactaatattttaatctaaatttaaatattaatataaattgtgaattcatatttgaattcaaaatttaagattaaagagtaaattaatatatgattcaaattataaattcaaatttgaataaatgttctaatttttgtgttgaacttttattttaaaatttaatttctcttataagttataacttaaattttaaattcaaattgtaaattaaatttatgtcttaaattttaattataaattcaactcagatttaagtttaaatttaagaattctaaatattaatttaaatttaaaattttaatttaaattgtaaatataagtcgtttgtttatatttttacctctttatatataatttaataatcaaaaaatataaaattaaagttttaattttttattttatagcaactaaataataaaagtcacttttataaAGTGACATTTTCTATTTCGTCGACTTTCAAGTAATCAAATATGCCCTAAACTACGGAATATTAAATTAAGAAAGTGGGAAATCAGGTAAGAAAGTGAGAAATCaggtattttgaagtttttctaaaacAAAAACGACGAAAACGAAAATAAAGAAATACAGCCAAACTGCCTTCCTACCTCCCGACTCTCGAGTCGCGAGACTCCTCATTCTTCCCCAAATCTTCCTCAGCTCCTCTCCCGGGCGGATCTCGCTGGCCTCCAAGATGGCGGTGGCGTCCGCCTCCCATCCTtccgcgccgccgccctccgATCTGTCTGCCGACGGCCCATCCTCTCCGTCGTCGATCGACTTCGGGTCCCCGGAGGCCCTGTCTCAGATCCGGTGCTTGACGGACGTGGGGGCGATGACGCGGCTCCTCCACGCGTGCGTGGCCTACCAGCGCGGCCTCGACCTCCGGCTCGACTCGCTGCTGTCGTCCCGCCCCGACCTGGACCGCCACctcgcctccctcctccgctcctccccgcccctcctctccctcgcccGCTCCgactcctccctcctcctctcctccgcctcctccctctccctcctcgccctctccctctcctcccgcGTCCGCCTCCTCGACCTCGCCCGCTCCCGCTCCCTCTCCTCGCTCCGCCTCGTCCTCTCCTCCCTCCACCGCTTCCGCTCCCTCGActccctccgccgccacctcctcccctcctccccctccgacgacgacctcctcgccgccgcccaaTCCGTCCACTCCTTCCTCTCAGCCGGCGCCGACGACGACGCAGACGCCCCCTCCCACAATCCAGATCCCGCTTCCCCCGACCCCGATGCCGACCTCCGCCGCGAATTCCTGGAGCTCCGGCGCCGCCTCGAGTCCCtcgcccgccgccgcctcgccgacGCCGTCGACCGCCGCGACCACCCCTCcgtcctccgcctcctccgcctcttccccctcctctccctccctgACGAGGCCCTCCGGACCTTCGTCTCCTACCTCCGCAAGATCGTCGCCCTCCGCTCCCGCCTCGAATTCGACCACCTCGCCGAGCTCGCCGACAATGCCGAtcccgccgccgcagcagccaATCGGCCCGACTTCGTCGGCTGCCTCACCAGCCTTTTCAAAGACATCGTCCTGGCGGTCCAGGAGAATGACGAGATCCTCCGTGAGCTCTGCGGTGAGGACGGTGTCGTCTACACCATCTGTGAGCTCCAGGAGGAGTGCGACACCCGCGGCACCCAGATCCTCAAAAGGTACACGGAATACCGCCGCCTCCCGCGCCTCGCTGCCGAGATCAATTCCTACAGCAAGAGCCGCATCCTCTCCTCAGGCGTCGTAGGCGTCGTCGGCGCCATTGAGGGCCCCGATCCGCGGGAGATTGAAATCTACCTGGAGGAGATCCTCTCCCTCACCCAGCTTGGCGAGGACTACACGGAATTCATGGTTTCTAAGATCCGCGGGCTAGCATCGGTGGATCCCGAGCTCGGCCCGCGCACCACAAAGGCGTTCCGGAGCGGCAGCTTCTACCGGGTTGTGCAGGACCTGACAGGCTTCTACGTGATCCTCGAGGAGTTCTTCATGGTGGAGAATGTGAGGAAGGCGATAAAGATTGATGAGCGCGAGGCAGACAGTCTCACGACCTCAATGGTGGATGACGTGTTCTTCGTGCTGCAGAGCTGCTGCAAGAGGGCAATCTCGACGTCGAGCATCAACTCGGTGCTCGCGGTGCTGAGCGGGGCAATGAACTTGTTGAGCAACGAGTATCAGGAAGCACTGCAAGAGAAGATGAGGGAGCCCAATTTGGGGGCGAAGCTGTTCTTGGGCGGTGTTGGGGTGCAGAAGACTGGGATGGAGATCGCCACTGCTT encodes:
- the LOC109716417 gene encoding conserved oligomeric Golgi complex subunit 4, which encodes MAVASASHPSAPPPSDLSADGPSSPSSIDFGSPEALSQIRCLTDVGAMTRLLHACVAYQRGLDLRLDSLLSSRPDLDRHLASLLRSSPPLLSLARSDSSLLLSSASSLSLLALSLSSRVRLLDLARSRSLSSLRLVLSSLHRFRSLDSLRRHLLPSSPSDDDLLAAAQSVHSFLSAGADDDADAPSHNPDPASPDPDADLRREFLELRRRLESLARRRLADAVDRRDHPSVLRLLRLFPLLSLPDEALRTFVSYLRKIVALRSRLEFDHLAELADNADPAAAAANRPDFVGCLTSLFKDIVLAVQENDEILRELCGEDGVVYTICELQEECDTRGTQILKRYTEYRRLPRLAAEINSYSKSRILSSGVVGVVGAIEGPDPREIEIYLEEILSLTQLGEDYTEFMVSKIRGLASVDPELGPRTTKAFRSGSFYRVVQDLTGFYVILEEFFMVENVRKAIKIDEREADSLTTSMVDDVFFVLQSCCKRAISTSSINSVLAVLSGAMNLLSNEYQEALQEKMREPNLGAKLFLGGVGVQKTGMEIATALNNIDVSAEYVLKLRHEIEEQCTEAFPALADREKVKSCLSELAEISNTFKKILNAGMEQLVATVTPRIRPILDTVATISYELNDGEYGENEVNDPWVQKLLLAVESNMAWLQPTMTSNIYDSFVHLVIDFIVKRLEVIMMQKRFSQLGGLQLDKEVRALINHFSEMSQRPVRDKFSRLSQISTILNFERVSEILDFWGENAGHLTWLLTPAEVRRVLGLRIDFRPEAIAALRL